Proteins from a single region of Chryseobacterium sp. T16E-39:
- a CDS encoding thiazole synthase yields the protein MNQILTISDRNFESRLFLGTGKFGNLAEMTQSIIASESNMVTMALKRIDAHSQDDDLLQALKPTNTHLLPNTSGARTAKEAVLAAQLAREALETNWVKLEIHPDPKYLLPDPIETLYATEELAKLGFIVMPYIHADPVLCKRLEDAGTAVVMPLGAPIGTNKGLRTLDFLEIIISQSKVPVVVDAGIGAPSDAAKAMEIGADAVLVNTAIAVAKDPIRMALAFKEGVIAGRRAYEAGLGAISSHAEASSPLTSFLFE from the coding sequence ATGAATCAAATACTAACAATATCAGACAGAAATTTTGAATCACGCCTTTTCCTTGGAACGGGTAAATTCGGGAATTTAGCAGAAATGACCCAATCTATCATTGCATCGGAAAGTAATATGGTGACGATGGCACTAAAAAGGATTGATGCTCATTCACAAGATGACGATTTGCTTCAGGCGCTAAAGCCTACAAACACCCATTTATTACCCAACACATCAGGAGCACGTACCGCTAAGGAAGCTGTTTTAGCGGCTCAATTGGCAAGAGAGGCTTTGGAAACGAACTGGGTGAAACTGGAAATACATCCTGATCCTAAATATTTACTACCAGACCCTATCGAAACATTATATGCAACGGAAGAACTTGCTAAACTTGGTTTTATCGTAATGCCTTATATCCACGCGGATCCGGTTTTATGTAAGCGTCTTGAAGATGCAGGAACAGCTGTGGTAATGCCATTAGGCGCTCCGATTGGGACTAATAAAGGCCTTCGTACATTAGATTTTCTTGAAATTATTATCAGTCAGAGTAAAGTTCCTGTAGTCGTTGATGCCGGAATAGGAGCACCATCTGATGCGGCAAAAGCGATGGAGATAGGAGCTGATGCTGTTCTGGTTAATACTGCTATTGCTGTGGCAAAAGACCCTATCAGGATGGCATTGGCTTTTAAAGAAGGGGTCATTGCAGGAAGAAGAGCCTATGAAGCAGGACTAGGAGCAATTAGTTCTCATGCAGAAGCATCAAGTCCCCTGACTTCATTTTTATTTGAATAA
- the thiE gene encoding thiamine phosphate synthase, which translates to MIKEKLQYISQGKTKEEQEFNIYNALDAGVKWIQVRWKNASESELVELCEKARLLCNEYQAKCIINDHIQLAKEIEADGVHLGLNDDSILKARQILGSNKLIGGTANTLQHVLQRIQEPCDYIGLGPLRFTETKEKLSPILGFEGYQQLIQDLKARSVDIPMIFAIGGVRLEDIELLQQIGIYGVAVSGQITNQPSIANEFIKSFK; encoded by the coding sequence TTGATCAAGGAAAAATTACAATATATCTCCCAGGGGAAAACAAAAGAAGAACAGGAATTCAATATTTACAATGCTTTAGATGCAGGTGTAAAATGGATTCAAGTCCGGTGGAAAAATGCATCTGAAAGTGAGTTGGTTGAATTATGTGAAAAAGCCAGACTGTTGTGTAATGAGTATCAGGCAAAATGTATTATTAATGACCATATCCAATTAGCAAAAGAAATTGAAGCGGATGGAGTGCATTTAGGATTAAATGATGACTCCATACTTAAAGCAAGACAAATCTTAGGATCAAATAAACTCATTGGTGGAACGGCTAATACTTTACAACATGTTCTTCAAAGAATCCAGGAACCCTGCGATTATATAGGCTTAGGTCCTTTAAGGTTCACGGAGACCAAAGAAAAATTAAGTCCGATTTTAGGTTTTGAAGGCTATCAGCAATTAATTCAGGACTTAAAAGCAAGATCAGTTGATATTCCAATGATTTTCGCAATAGGAGGAGTACGCCTTGAAGATATAGAATTATTACAGCAAATTGGAATCTATGGAGTAGCTGTCTCTGGGCAGATAACCAATCAGCCATCCATAGCAAATGAATTTATAAAATCATTCAAATGA
- a CDS encoding thiamine phosphate synthase, translating to MIIVISPEEIIPDETETVNEMFQEGLELFHIRKPFISDHEMISFLDQINKSFRSHLVMHSHFELAEEYGISRLHIREYDRVNELHTMYAENYAISTSVHTMSAFNSLEEDWEYAFLSPFFPSISKQGYGAETTILEEVRMRNNQSVKLIALGGIHEDNIETVLNSEAEGVALLGAIWQSEGPLDVFMKCQRTIRKYNEQNK from the coding sequence ATGATCATTGTTATAAGTCCTGAAGAAATCATTCCTGATGAAACTGAGACTGTTAATGAAATGTTTCAGGAAGGATTGGAATTATTTCATATCCGGAAACCTTTTATCAGTGATCACGAAATGATTAGCTTTTTGGATCAGATTAATAAATCATTCCGCTCACATTTGGTTATGCACAGCCACTTTGAGCTGGCTGAGGAGTATGGTATTTCCCGTTTACATATTAGAGAGTATGATCGTGTTAATGAATTGCATACAATGTATGCTGAAAATTATGCAATCTCTACTTCAGTACATACCATGAGTGCTTTTAATTCCTTGGAGGAGGATTGGGAATATGCTTTTCTAAGTCCATTTTTTCCAAGTATTTCAAAACAAGGATATGGAGCTGAAACTACTATTTTGGAAGAAGTTAGAATGAGAAATAACCAAAGTGTAAAGCTGATTGCTTTAGGGGGAATTCATGAAGATAACATAGAGACGGTACTTAATTCGGAAGCAGAAGGAGTTGCTTTGTTGGGAGCTATCTGGCAAAGTGAAGGACCTCTGGATGTTTTCATGAAATGTCAGAGGACAATAAGGAAATATAATGAGCAAAATAAATAA
- the thiC gene encoding phosphomethylpyrimidine synthase ThiC, producing MAHSITCSPFPNSKKIYVEGQIHPINVAMREIHLSPTKLSKGGFEHNPPVTVYDTSGPYTDENAEIDILKGLPRIREQWILDRKDVEVLDGISSEYGKTRLADPKLDDLRFSYNHKPKVALEGKEVTQLYYAKQGIITPEMEYIAIRENQRIEQLDSVSKEMASQHAGNSFGARTPKNKITPEFVRDEIAAGRAIIPNNINHPESEPMIIGRNFLVKINANIGNSAVSSSIDEEVEKAVWACRWGADTIMDLSTGKNIHETREWIIRNSPVPIGTVPIYQALEKVKGVPEDLTWEVFKDTLIEQAEQGVSYFTIHAGVLLRYIHLTVNRVTGIVSRGGSIMAKWCLYHHKENFLYTHFEEICEIMKKYDVAFSLGDGLRPGSIADANDAAQFAELETLGELTKIAWKHNVQVMIEGPGHVPMHMIKENMDKQLEECHEAPFYTLGPLTTDIAPGYDHITSGIGAAMIGWFGCAMLCYVTPKEHLGLPNKKDVKDGVITYKLAAHAADLAKGHPGSQYRDNALSKARFEFRWEDQFNLSLDPETAKAYHDETLPAEGAKIAHFCSMCGPKFCSMKITQEIRESAEMGMLVKSQEFIENGKEIYL from the coding sequence ATGGCACATTCTATTACATGTTCACCATTTCCCAATTCTAAGAAAATTTATGTTGAGGGACAAATTCATCCAATTAATGTAGCAATGCGTGAAATTCATTTAAGTCCTACCAAACTTAGTAAAGGAGGCTTTGAGCACAATCCACCTGTGACTGTTTATGATACATCCGGACCTTATACTGATGAAAATGCGGAGATCGATATTTTAAAAGGTCTTCCAAGAATAAGAGAGCAATGGATTTTAGACAGAAAAGATGTAGAAGTATTAGACGGGATATCATCGGAATATGGTAAAACTCGTTTGGCGGATCCAAAACTTGATGATCTACGTTTTTCGTATAATCATAAACCCAAAGTTGCTTTAGAAGGAAAAGAAGTTACCCAGTTGTATTATGCCAAACAGGGAATTATTACTCCTGAAATGGAGTACATCGCAATTCGTGAAAATCAAAGGATCGAGCAACTTGACTCCGTTTCCAAAGAAATGGCTTCTCAGCATGCTGGAAATAGTTTTGGAGCAAGAACTCCTAAAAATAAAATTACCCCGGAATTTGTAAGGGATGAAATAGCAGCCGGAAGAGCGATTATTCCTAATAACATCAACCATCCTGAGAGTGAGCCAATGATTATCGGGCGAAATTTTTTGGTTAAAATAAATGCTAATATCGGAAACAGCGCTGTTTCTTCAAGTATTGATGAGGAAGTGGAAAAAGCAGTCTGGGCTTGCAGATGGGGTGCAGATACAATTATGGACCTATCTACAGGGAAGAATATCCATGAAACCAGAGAATGGATCATAAGAAATAGCCCAGTACCAATTGGGACAGTCCCTATTTACCAGGCGCTTGAAAAAGTAAAAGGAGTTCCTGAGGATCTTACCTGGGAGGTTTTTAAAGATACTTTGATTGAACAGGCGGAACAGGGAGTTTCTTACTTTACTATTCATGCCGGAGTATTACTTAGATATATTCATCTTACGGTTAATAGAGTAACCGGAATTGTTTCCCGTGGAGGTTCTATCATGGCTAAATGGTGTCTGTATCATCATAAAGAAAACTTTTTATATACTCATTTTGAGGAGATTTGTGAGATCATGAAGAAATATGATGTTGCTTTCTCTTTGGGTGATGGATTACGTCCGGGGTCTATAGCAGATGCTAATGATGCGGCACAGTTTGCAGAATTAGAAACTTTAGGAGAGCTTACAAAAATCGCATGGAAACATAATGTTCAGGTGATGATCGAAGGTCCTGGCCATGTACCGATGCACATGATCAAAGAGAATATGGATAAGCAATTGGAAGAGTGTCACGAGGCACCTTTCTATACTTTAGGACCACTAACCACTGATATTGCTCCAGGCTATGACCATATTACTTCGGGAATCGGAGCAGCGATGATCGGGTGGTTTGGTTGTGCAATGTTGTGCTATGTCACCCCTAAAGAGCATTTAGGCCTTCCAAACAAAAAAGATGTAAAAGATGGTGTAATCACTTATAAACTGGCAGCACATGCTGCAGATTTAGCAAAAGGCCATCCGGGTTCCCAATATAGAGACAATGCTTTAAGTAAAGCAAGGTTTGAATTCAGATGGGAAGATCAGTTTAACCTTTCATTAGATCCGGAGACCGCAAAAGCTTACCATGACGAAACGCTGCCGGCAGAAGGAGCAAAGATTGCCCATTTCTGTTCGATGTGTGGACCTAAATTCTGTTCGATGAAAATCACTCAGGAAATACGCGAGTCTGCTGAAATGGGAATGTTGGTAAAGTCTCAGGAGTTTATTGAAAACGGGAAGGAGATCTATTTATGA
- the thiS gene encoding sulfur carrier protein ThiS — protein sequence MELIINHTRKIFNVPPENLEALMALEAPGRKKGIAVALNNSIIPISSWQNTLLQENDSILIITATQGG from the coding sequence ATGGAACTTATAATCAACCACACCCGAAAAATTTTCAATGTCCCGCCGGAAAACCTGGAGGCATTAATGGCTTTGGAGGCTCCCGGCCGAAAAAAAGGAATTGCTGTTGCTCTAAACAATAGTATTATTCCTATTTCATCCTGGCAGAATACTTTACTTCAGGAAAACGACTCAATTTTAATTATCACTGCCACGCAGGGCGGTTAA
- a CDS encoding RluA family pseudouridine synthase, whose amino-acid sequence MEEQIAYEDNHLLVVNKKVGQLVQGDKTGDESLLELIKSFIKKRDAKPGNVFLGLVHRIDRPTSGLVIYAKTSKALSRLTQMVKNREVEKTYWAVVSKEMIPHNQRLVHYLKKNEKNNKAIVFPKVTDGAKEAILTYNVIKTLDNYMLLEIDLETGRHHQIRAQLSKIGVPIKGDLKYGAPRSNPDGGINLHARMLKFIHPVTKEEIEIVAPVPQNDAIWRACEEM is encoded by the coding sequence ATGGAGGAGCAGATTGCTTATGAAGACAACCATCTTTTGGTTGTAAATAAAAAAGTGGGTCAGCTTGTACAAGGTGACAAAACCGGTGATGAATCACTATTAGAATTAATTAAAAGCTTTATAAAAAAAAGAGATGCTAAACCGGGAAATGTTTTTCTCGGTTTGGTACATCGTATAGACCGTCCTACTTCCGGATTGGTCATTTATGCTAAAACCTCAAAAGCTCTTTCGCGTCTTACTCAAATGGTGAAGAACAGAGAGGTCGAAAAAACATATTGGGCAGTCGTTTCTAAGGAAATGATCCCGCATAATCAGAGATTGGTTCATTATCTGAAGAAAAACGAAAAGAATAATAAGGCTATCGTTTTTCCAAAGGTTACTGATGGAGCAAAAGAGGCGATTTTAACCTATAATGTTATTAAGACCCTTGATAATTATATGCTTCTTGAGATTGATCTGGAAACAGGAAGACATCATCAGATCCGTGCACAATTATCCAAAATTGGAGTTCCTATTAAGGGAGATTTAAAGTATGGTGCACCAAGGTCTAATCCCGACGGAGGAATAAATCTTCATGCAAGAATGCTGAAATTTATCCACCCTGTCACCAAAGAAGAGATTGAGATTGTAGCACCTGTTCCACAGAATGATGCGATCTGGAGAGCTTGTGAGGAAATGTAA
- the panB gene encoding 3-methyl-2-oxobutanoate hydroxymethyltransferase, with the protein MSVHSEIKKVTTETLRKMKFDKEKITMLTAYDFTTAKMVDAGGVDAILIGDSAANVMAGFETTLPITLDQMIYHAQSVARGVDRALVIADLPFGSYQSNPEKALESAVRMMKEGGAHGVKIEGGKEISKSIKKIVNAGIPVMGHLGLTPQSIYKFGTYKVRAKDEAEAEKLISDAQLLEELGCFSVVLEKIPADLAKKVSESISIPTIGIGAGPDCDGQVLVYHDMVGMNQGFSPKFLRRYLDLYTEITGAVAQYVKDVKDVSFPNDKESY; encoded by the coding sequence ATGTCTGTTCATTCTGAAATTAAAAAAGTTACGACTGAAACCTTGCGTAAAATGAAATTCGACAAGGAAAAAATAACAATGCTTACAGCCTATGATTTTACAACGGCGAAGATGGTAGATGCGGGAGGTGTTGATGCTATTTTAATCGGAGATTCTGCTGCCAATGTGATGGCTGGTTTTGAAACTACTTTACCAATCACTTTGGATCAGATGATTTATCATGCTCAGAGTGTTGCCCGTGGAGTAGACAGAGCATTAGTAATTGCTGATTTACCATTTGGTAGTTATCAGAGTAATCCGGAAAAGGCATTGGAATCTGCTGTAAGAATGATGAAAGAGGGCGGAGCTCATGGTGTAAAAATTGAAGGAGGTAAAGAAATTTCAAAATCAATCAAGAAAATCGTTAATGCGGGAATTCCGGTAATGGGACATTTAGGATTAACACCACAATCTATCTATAAATTCGGGACTTACAAAGTAAGAGCAAAAGATGAAGCAGAGGCTGAAAAACTGATCAGTGATGCGCAGCTTTTAGAAGAACTTGGATGTTTTTCTGTTGTTTTAGAAAAAATTCCAGCCGATTTGGCTAAAAAAGTATCTGAAAGTATCTCTATTCCTACAATTGGGATTGGCGCAGGCCCTGACTGTGACGGCCAGGTTTTGGTTTACCATGATATGGTAGGAATGAATCAGGGATTCAGTCCAAAATTCCTAAGAAGATATCTTGATCTTTATACAGAAATTACAGGCGCGGTTGCACAGTATGTAAAAGATGTAAAAGATGTGAGTTTTCCAAATGATAAAGAAAGTTATTAA
- a CDS encoding Crp/Fnr family transcriptional regulator — protein sequence MSQEQQIAIEERFARVFNDKSFKERLSSADFEKYISTKKKLNFQKHDTIFEDGETPKGVYFLENGAAKLSKSGAFGKDQILRFIKEGDIIGYRSLLCGENFQAKAEAMTDIECTFLPADVFMYLLEVDSQLSFVMLQKIAYELGESSNTITFLAQKTVRERLAEILLLLEQKLGVDPEGFIKISLTREEIANIIGTATESAIRLISEFKQDDLIEVDGRNIKILNHDKLMKLGHVVL from the coding sequence ATGTCGCAGGAACAACAGATTGCAATTGAAGAGAGGTTCGCCAGAGTTTTTAATGATAAATCTTTTAAGGAAAGACTTTCAAGCGCAGATTTTGAAAAATACATTAGCACAAAGAAGAAATTAAATTTTCAAAAACACGATACTATTTTTGAAGATGGTGAAACTCCAAAAGGAGTGTACTTTTTAGAAAATGGAGCAGCTAAACTTTCGAAATCAGGAGCTTTTGGAAAAGATCAGATCTTAAGATTTATTAAAGAAGGCGATATCATTGGTTACCGATCTTTACTTTGTGGAGAAAATTTTCAGGCTAAGGCTGAAGCAATGACTGATATTGAATGTACTTTTCTACCTGCTGATGTTTTCATGTATCTTTTAGAGGTAGATTCTCAATTATCTTTCGTAATGCTTCAGAAGATTGCTTATGAATTGGGAGAGTCTTCAAATACGATTACCTTCCTTGCCCAAAAAACAGTAAGAGAAAGATTAGCTGAAATTTTATTGCTCCTGGAGCAGAAATTAGGGGTTGATCCGGAAGGTTTTATCAAAATTTCTCTGACCAGAGAAGAAATTGCCAATATTATTGGTACAGCAACAGAGAGTGCTATTCGTTTGATCTCTGAATTCAAACAGGATGATCTCATAGAGGTGGACGGTAGAAATATCAAAATTCTCAATCACGACAAACTAATGAAACTAGGTCACGTAGTTTTATAA
- a CDS encoding heavy metal translocating P-type ATPase, producing the protein MNENCFHCGQGIEKERILFDEKTFCCNGCRSVYEILNTNNLSNFYELNKRAGIRPSDENSSQFDYLDTPEIFEKVTDFSEGNTSLVTFKVPVIHCSSCIWLLESLHTLNSGIKYSQVNFTRKTLQVSFNHNDLKLSELAKFLTNLGYKPVISLETAEKNVDHLDKSLLVKLAIAGFAFGNGMFLAFPEYIGGEDYWMQHYKGLFRTLMFLLAVPVVFYSASDYYKSAWYGLKNKIVNIDVPIVLGIFVLFGRSAYEVLTNYGPGYFDTLCGLLFFMLLGKTFQKRTYSALSYDRDYKSFYPIAVTKVDFNGKQDNILLSEIKVGDRILVRNQEIIPVDAILINGEGNIDNSFITGESESISKQPGDKIFAGGKQIGSSLELEVIKDVDQSYLTQLWNKEAFKKYETGLDTLTNNISKYFTFIILGIALVSGIYWSFIDLEKMFQVVSAILIIACPCALALSAPFTFGHIMRILGRNKFYVKDTLTIEKIAKIDTLVFDKTGTITHRKKTNIKYDGSQISEFDLLNIKTLLKNSNHPLSKSLYEFIDVNDDYFPVDNFQEISGKGYEANVRGSNYKIGSAKYNDQESKNLETAVYISKNGAFLGKFIFKNEYRGHLKNLFKSLTNYKIFILSGDNSSEEGQLKDIIPNCKAMAFNQSPEDKLNYIKQLQDQNHRVAMLGDGLNDAGALKQSNVGIAIADDTNSFTPSSDVIMNGDKVVTLDRYLNVCKGSITIVKMTFIISFLYNIVGLSYAVTGHMHPLFAAIIMPISSITVVAFTTISTWILGRKYFTKEA; encoded by the coding sequence GTGAACGAGAACTGTTTTCATTGTGGTCAAGGCATAGAAAAAGAAAGAATTCTTTTTGACGAAAAAACTTTTTGTTGCAATGGTTGCAGATCGGTTTACGAAATTCTGAATACCAACAATCTAAGTAATTTTTACGAATTAAATAAAAGAGCAGGGATTCGTCCGAGTGATGAAAACTCTTCTCAGTTCGATTATTTAGACACTCCGGAAATCTTTGAAAAAGTCACTGATTTCTCGGAAGGAAACACCAGTTTAGTCACCTTCAAAGTTCCTGTAATACACTGTTCTTCATGCATCTGGCTATTGGAAAGCCTTCATACCTTAAATAGTGGGATTAAATATTCTCAGGTTAATTTTACAAGAAAGACCTTACAAGTTTCATTCAACCATAACGATCTAAAATTAAGCGAACTAGCTAAATTCCTAACCAATCTTGGATACAAACCGGTTATCAGTTTGGAAACAGCGGAAAAGAATGTTGACCATCTTGACAAATCACTTCTTGTCAAGCTTGCTATCGCCGGGTTTGCATTCGGTAACGGAATGTTCCTGGCCTTCCCGGAATACATTGGAGGCGAGGATTATTGGATGCAGCATTACAAAGGTCTTTTCAGAACATTGATGTTTTTGCTTGCCGTTCCTGTAGTTTTTTATTCTGCTTCAGATTATTACAAATCAGCATGGTACGGTTTAAAAAATAAAATTGTTAATATCGACGTTCCGATCGTTCTAGGAATTTTTGTCCTTTTCGGACGAAGTGCCTACGAAGTACTTACGAATTATGGGCCTGGTTATTTCGATACTCTGTGCGGACTTTTATTCTTTATGCTTTTAGGAAAAACCTTTCAGAAAAGAACGTACAGTGCACTATCTTACGATCGTGATTATAAATCATTTTATCCTATCGCTGTAACTAAAGTTGACTTTAATGGAAAACAGGATAATATTTTACTTTCTGAAATTAAAGTAGGAGACCGAATTCTTGTTAGAAATCAGGAAATCATCCCAGTAGACGCCATTCTGATCAATGGAGAGGGAAATATTGACAATAGTTTTATTACCGGAGAAAGCGAAAGCATCAGCAAACAGCCGGGAGACAAGATTTTTGCGGGCGGAAAACAAATCGGATCATCTCTTGAGCTTGAAGTTATAAAAGATGTTGACCAGAGCTACCTTACCCAACTCTGGAATAAAGAAGCATTCAAGAAATACGAAACCGGGCTGGACACCCTTACTAACAATATAAGTAAATACTTCACCTTTATTATATTGGGAATCGCTTTGGTATCAGGAATTTATTGGTCATTCATTGATCTTGAAAAAATGTTCCAGGTCGTTTCAGCGATATTGATAATTGCTTGTCCTTGCGCACTCGCACTTTCTGCTCCATTTACGTTTGGGCACATTATGAGAATCCTTGGTAGAAATAAATTCTATGTAAAGGATACTTTGACCATTGAAAAAATTGCAAAAATTGACACACTCGTATTTGACAAAACAGGAACTATTACCCACAGAAAGAAAACCAATATCAAATACGACGGCTCACAAATATCTGAGTTTGATTTACTGAACATTAAAACATTACTAAAAAACTCAAATCATCCTCTTTCAAAATCATTGTATGAGTTCATTGATGTAAATGATGATTATTTTCCCGTTGACAACTTCCAGGAGATTTCAGGAAAGGGTTATGAAGCCAATGTACGAGGAAGTAACTATAAAATCGGGTCTGCTAAATATAATGACCAGGAGTCTAAAAATCTTGAAACAGCGGTTTATATAAGCAAAAATGGCGCGTTTTTAGGTAAATTCATTTTCAAGAATGAATACAGAGGCCATCTTAAAAATTTATTTAAATCCCTTACCAACTATAAAATCTTTATCTTAAGCGGAGACAACTCTTCTGAAGAAGGTCAATTAAAAGACATCATTCCAAATTGTAAGGCAATGGCTTTCAACCAAAGCCCTGAAGATAAACTTAATTACATTAAACAGCTACAGGATCAAAATCACAGAGTAGCCATGCTTGGAGATGGTTTAAATGACGCCGGAGCATTAAAGCAAAGTAATGTGGGTATCGCAATCGCTGATGACACCAATAGCTTCACCCCTTCTTCCGATGTTATTATGAATGGTGACAAAGTCGTTACTTTAGACAGATACCTGAACGTCTGCAAAGGTTCGATAACAATTGTGAAAATGACATTCATAATCAGCTTTCTGTACAATATAGTAGGTTTAAGTTACGCTGTTACAGGGCATATGCACCCGCTCTTCGCAGCGATAATCATGCCAATAAGTTCAATCACTGTAGTTGCTTTTACTACAATTTCAACCTGGATCCTGGGTCGGAAATACTTTACCAAAGAGGCGTAG
- the ccoS gene encoding cbb3-type cytochrome oxidase assembly protein CcoS, translating into MDILYLMILCSVSLAAIFLVVFIVNARKGQFEDDESPAVRILFDSGEIKEKEKDGNKTNEKEKGENNKIEEKSE; encoded by the coding sequence ATGGATATTCTATATTTAATGATCCTATGCAGTGTTTCTTTGGCTGCAATTTTCTTGGTCGTTTTTATAGTAAACGCCCGAAAAGGACAGTTTGAGGATGATGAGTCCCCTGCTGTTCGAATTCTTTTTGACTCTGGTGAAATAAAGGAGAAAGAAAAAGACGGCAACAAAACAAACGAGAAAGAAAAAGGAGAAAATAATAAAATTGAAGAAAAAAGTGAATAG